In one window of Limnohabitans sp. MORI2 DNA:
- the moaD gene encoding molybdopterin converting factor subunit 1, which translates to MSVTYNVNLKYFASIREAIGEGSESVSTHAATLSALREELIARGGAYADVLAHGRAVRMALNQELCDESAALSEGCEVAFFPPVTGG; encoded by the coding sequence ATGAGCGTGACCTACAACGTGAATCTCAAATACTTTGCGTCCATTCGCGAAGCCATCGGGGAAGGCAGCGAAAGCGTGAGCACGCACGCTGCTACGCTCAGTGCTTTGCGAGAAGAATTGATCGCCCGTGGCGGCGCATACGCCGACGTGCTGGCCCACGGACGCGCCGTTCGCATGGCCTTGAATCAAGAGTTATGCGATGAATCCGCAGCCTTGAGTGAGGGTTGCGAAGTGGCATTTTTCCCCCCCGTCACTGGCGGTTAA
- the glp gene encoding gephyrin-like molybdotransferase Glp, with protein MTRPALLSLDEALPQLLEQAHALPHSQVVSTFDADGRVLAQDVIAALQVPPQDNSSMDGYAVRASDCTQAGSVLRVTQRIPAGTHGAQIHAGEAARIFTGAPIPPGADAVVMQEDCEALEGEQVKVNKAVPAGQWIRRSGEDVTRGATVLNKGTRLTPAELGLAASIGLAQVQVSTRPRVALFSTGDELVMPGEVAPEAMPAGAIYNSNRFFLRAMLLRLGCEVTDLGIVPDKREATIAALRDAAQHHDLILTSGGVSVGEEDHIKPAVQSLGELNLWQLAIKPGKPFAYGKVNRETASDVCHFMGLPGNPVSSFVTFLLLVRPFVLALQGVTHTDIARTEMVAHFDWPRADKRREFLRVKRNAEGGLDLFPNQSSGVLTSAVWGDGVVDNPAGQTISKGDTVRFISFAEWLA; from the coding sequence ATGACGCGTCCTGCATTGCTTTCTTTGGATGAGGCTTTGCCTCAGTTGTTAGAACAGGCTCATGCCTTGCCCCATTCGCAGGTGGTGTCCACCTTTGACGCCGATGGCCGAGTGCTGGCGCAAGATGTGATTGCGGCATTGCAAGTGCCGCCACAGGACAACAGTTCGATGGATGGTTACGCTGTGCGTGCTTCTGATTGCACACAAGCAGGTTCAGTGTTGCGAGTGACCCAGCGCATTCCTGCTGGCACACACGGCGCACAGATCCATGCAGGCGAGGCTGCCCGTATCTTTACTGGTGCCCCTATTCCACCGGGTGCGGATGCTGTGGTGATGCAAGAAGACTGCGAAGCCTTAGAGGGCGAACAGGTCAAGGTCAACAAGGCGGTGCCTGCAGGACAGTGGATTCGCCGCTCCGGCGAAGACGTGACGCGCGGCGCTACGGTATTGAACAAAGGCACTCGCTTGACGCCTGCTGAGCTGGGTCTTGCTGCCAGCATTGGCTTGGCTCAGGTGCAAGTGTCTACGCGTCCACGCGTGGCTTTGTTTTCTACGGGCGATGAATTGGTCATGCCCGGCGAGGTTGCCCCCGAGGCCATGCCCGCTGGCGCCATTTACAACTCCAACCGTTTCTTTTTGCGCGCCATGTTGCTGCGCTTGGGATGCGAGGTGACAGACCTTGGCATCGTTCCCGACAAACGCGAAGCCACCATTGCTGCACTGCGCGATGCGGCCCAGCACCATGATTTGATTCTCACCAGTGGCGGCGTGTCGGTGGGCGAAGAAGACCACATCAAGCCCGCTGTGCAAAGCCTGGGCGAGTTGAACCTGTGGCAGCTGGCCATTAAGCCCGGAAAACCTTTTGCGTACGGCAAGGTGAATCGTGAAACTGCCAGTGATGTATGTCACTTCATGGGCTTGCCTGGCAACCCTGTATCAAGCTTTGTGACTTTCTTGTTGTTGGTGCGTCCGTTTGTGTTGGCTTTGCAAGGTGTCACACACACTGACATTGCACGCACAGAAATGGTGGCTCACTTTGATTGGCCCCGCGCTGACAAGCGTCGCGAGTTCTTGCGTGTCAAGCGCAATGCAGAAGGTGGCTTAGATTTGTTCCCAAACCAAAGCTCAGGTGTGCTCACCTCAGCCGTGTGGGGCGATGGCGTGGTGGATAACCCTGCTGGGCAAACGATTTCAAAAGGCGATACCGTTCGCTTTATTTCCTTTGCGGAGTGGCTGGCATGA
- the mobB gene encoding molybdopterin-guanine dinucleotide biosynthesis protein B produces the protein MKVVAFAGYSGSGKTTLVEQLIGCMRMKGLRVSVVKHAHHNFDIDKPGKDSWRHREAGAFEVLVASNQRMVLQRQFEQPAQLSVHHLLAEVYEGVDWVLVEGFKRSDLLKVEVWRHASAQPVRYPEDDFVVAIATDSPNDLPEITQRPVLDLNDPYAITDWLIANQSRFEYTPPML, from the coding sequence ATGAAGGTCGTCGCCTTTGCTGGATATTCCGGCTCAGGAAAAACCACTTTGGTGGAGCAGCTGATTGGCTGCATGCGCATGAAAGGTTTGCGCGTGTCTGTGGTCAAGCATGCACACCACAACTTTGACATCGACAAGCCCGGCAAAGACAGCTGGCGCCACCGCGAGGCGGGGGCGTTTGAGGTGCTGGTGGCGTCCAATCAACGTATGGTGTTGCAGCGCCAGTTTGAGCAGCCTGCACAGCTCTCAGTGCACCACCTGTTGGCCGAGGTTTACGAGGGCGTGGATTGGGTGTTGGTGGAAGGCTTTAAGCGAAGCGATTTGCTCAAGGTTGAAGTTTGGCGTCATGCGTCTGCGCAACCGGTACGATACCCAGAGGATGATTTTGTGGTGGCGATTGCCACGGATTCGCCCAATGATTTGCCTGAAATCACGCAACGTCCTGTGCTTGATTTGAATGATCCCTACGCCATCACTGATTGGCTCATCGCCAATCAGTCGCGTTTTGAATACACCCCACCGATGTTATGA
- the thrC gene encoding threonine synthase: protein MLYLSTRGHAERKRFCEILLEGLAPDGGLYLPEHYPQVDDVALTRLRTTFNAQGYAALAFEVLSLYIDDIPAADLKALCAKTYTQDVFGTAAIVPVRPLEEGLYVEALSNGPTLAFKDMAMQLLGNLFEYELARRGEELNIFGATSGDTGSAAEYAMRGKKGVRVFMTSPHGRMSPFQQAQMFSLMDENIHNIAIEGVFDDCQDLVKAVSNDLDFKTKYKIGTVNSINWARLLAQVVYYFAGYFQATTANSQKVSFTVPSGNFGNVCAGHVARMMGLPVDTLVAATNENDVLDEFFRTGVYRVRGSVDTFETSSPSMDISKASNFERFVFDLLGRDAALTKDLFGAQLSQHGKFDLSCNPHFVEAATRYGFASGKSTHANRLATIQDVHKRFGQMIDTHTADGVKVAREHVKAGVPMIVLETALPIKFAATIEEALGQEPTRPAKFNGIEALPKRVHVMKADVAQIKAYIAKHCDHA from the coding sequence ATGTTGTATTTGTCCACGCGCGGCCATGCCGAGCGCAAGCGTTTTTGTGAAATCTTGTTAGAAGGCTTGGCCCCTGATGGCGGCTTGTATTTGCCCGAGCACTACCCCCAAGTGGATGACGTTGCGCTCACACGTTTGCGCACCACGTTCAACGCCCAGGGCTATGCCGCGTTGGCGTTTGAAGTGCTGTCGCTTTACATCGACGACATTCCTGCCGCTGACCTGAAAGCCTTGTGCGCCAAGACCTACACGCAAGATGTGTTTGGCACAGCGGCCATCGTGCCCGTGCGCCCCTTGGAAGAGGGCTTGTATGTGGAGGCCTTGTCCAATGGCCCCACGCTTGCGTTCAAAGACATGGCCATGCAACTGCTGGGCAACTTGTTTGAGTACGAGTTGGCGCGCCGTGGTGAAGAACTGAACATTTTTGGTGCCACCAGTGGCGACACCGGCAGCGCGGCCGAGTACGCCATGCGCGGCAAAAAAGGTGTGCGCGTGTTCATGACCAGCCCACACGGCCGCATGAGCCCCTTCCAGCAAGCGCAAATGTTCAGCTTGATGGACGAGAACATTCACAACATCGCCATCGAAGGCGTGTTTGACGATTGCCAAGATTTGGTCAAAGCCGTGTCCAATGATTTGGACTTCAAAACCAAATACAAAATTGGCACGGTCAACTCCATCAACTGGGCGCGTTTGTTGGCGCAGGTGGTGTACTACTTCGCAGGCTACTTCCAAGCGACCACGGCCAACAGCCAAAAGGTGAGCTTCACTGTGCCCAGCGGCAACTTTGGCAACGTGTGCGCCGGCCATGTGGCCCGCATGATGGGCTTGCCTGTGGACACCTTGGTGGCAGCCACCAACGAGAACGATGTGTTGGATGAGTTCTTCCGCACCGGCGTGTACCGCGTGCGTGGCAGCGTCGACACATTTGAAACTTCAAGCCCCTCGATGGACATTTCCAAGGCCAGCAACTTCGAGCGCTTTGTGTTCGATCTGCTCGGTCGTGATGCTGCCTTGACCAAGGACTTGTTTGGCGCGCAGCTGTCGCAACACGGCAAGTTCGATTTGAGCTGCAACCCACACTTCGTCGAAGCCGCCACACGTTACGGTTTTGCCAGCGGCAAGAGCACACACGCCAACCGTTTGGCCACCATCCAAGACGTGCACAAACGCTTTGGCCAGATGATCGACACCCACACCGCTGACGGCGTGAAAGTGGCGCGTGAGCATGTCAAAGCTGGTGTGCCCATGATCGTGTTGGAAACCGCATTGCCCATCAAATTTGCCGCCACGATTGAAGAGGCATTGGGCCAAGAGCCCACACGCCCTGCCAAGTTCAACGGCATTGAAGCCTTGCCTAAGCGCGTGCATGTGATGAAAGCCGATGTGGCGCAAATCAAGGCTTACATCGCGAAGCATTGCGACCACGCATGA
- a CDS encoding homoserine dehydrogenase, translating into MKPIQVGLLGIGTVGSGTFEVLKRNQEEITRRAGRGIEVAMVADLDVARAKSIVGANVQVVDDARKVIANPEIDIVVELIGGYGIAKQLVLEAIEAGKHVVTANKALLAVHGTEIFAAAHKKGVMVAFEAAVAGGIPIIKALREGLTANRIQWLAGIINGTTNFILSEMRDKGLAFADVLKQAQELGYAEADPTFDIEGVDAAHKATIMSAIAFGVPVQFDKAHVEGITKLESQDIKYAEQLGYRIKLLGISKRTEAGIELRVHPCLVPAKRLIANVEGAMNAVMVQADAVGTTLYYGKGAGSEPTASAVIADLVDITRLHTADPLNRVPHLAFQPDAMSSLPILSMDKVVTSYYLRLRVADEAGVLAKVTGILANANISIDAVLQREAGEGENQTDLIILTHDCVEANMNQAMAQMQQLNTVLAPITRIRKEELN; encoded by the coding sequence ATGAAACCTATCCAAGTTGGCCTCTTAGGCATCGGCACTGTTGGCAGCGGCACTTTTGAAGTGCTCAAACGCAACCAAGAAGAAATCACACGCCGTGCAGGTCGTGGCATTGAAGTGGCCATGGTGGCAGACCTCGATGTGGCACGTGCCAAAAGCATTGTGGGTGCAAACGTTCAAGTGGTGGACGATGCACGCAAAGTCATCGCCAACCCCGAGATTGACATCGTGGTCGAGTTGATTGGTGGCTACGGCATTGCCAAGCAACTCGTGCTCGAAGCCATCGAAGCGGGCAAGCATGTGGTGACGGCCAACAAGGCATTGCTCGCTGTGCACGGCACTGAAATTTTTGCTGCCGCTCACAAAAAGGGCGTGATGGTGGCGTTTGAAGCCGCAGTGGCCGGTGGTATTCCGATCATCAAAGCTTTGCGTGAGGGCCTCACCGCCAACCGTATTCAATGGCTGGCCGGCATCATCAACGGCACAACCAACTTCATCTTGTCCGAGATGCGTGACAAAGGTTTGGCCTTTGCCGATGTGCTCAAGCAAGCGCAAGAGCTCGGCTATGCCGAAGCTGACCCCACTTTCGACATCGAAGGTGTGGACGCCGCGCACAAGGCCACCATCATGTCGGCCATCGCGTTTGGCGTGCCTGTGCAGTTTGACAAAGCGCATGTCGAAGGCATCACCAAGCTCGAATCGCAAGACATCAAATACGCCGAGCAATTGGGCTACCGCATCAAGCTCTTGGGTATTTCCAAGCGCACCGAGGCGGGCATTGAGTTGCGCGTGCACCCATGCTTGGTGCCTGCCAAGCGTTTGATCGCCAACGTCGAAGGCGCGATGAACGCGGTGATGGTGCAAGCCGATGCCGTGGGCACCACGCTGTACTACGGCAAAGGCGCGGGCAGCGAACCCACCGCCAGTGCGGTGATTGCCGACTTGGTGGACATCACCCGTTTGCACACCGCCGACCCGTTGAACCGTGTGCCGCATTTGGCATTCCAGCCCGATGCGATGAGCAGCTTGCCCATTTTGTCGATGGACAAAGTGGTGACCAGCTACTACCTGCGCTTGCGCGTGGCCGACGAGGCGGGCGTGTTGGCCAAGGTCACTGGTATTTTGGCCAACGCCAACATCAGCATCGATGCGGTGTTGCAGCGTGAAGCCGGTGAGGGCGAAAACCAAACCGACCTCATCATCCTGACCCACGATTGCGTGGAAGCGAACATGAACCAAGCCATGGCACAAATGCAGCAGCTCAACACTGTGTTGGCCCCCATCACCCGCATCCGCAAAGAAGAGTTGAACTGA
- a CDS encoding pyridoxal phosphate-dependent aminotransferase, protein MKKIQKSNKLSNVCYDIRGPIMDRARQMEEEGHKIIKLNIGNLAVFGFDAPEEIQQDMIRNLPTSAGYSDSKGIFGARKAVMHETQKQGIKGVTLDDIYLGNGASELIVMATNGLLNNGDELLLPAPDYPLWTAAVSLSGGTPVHYVCDEDNGWMPNIDDIRSKITKNTKGIVVINPNNPTGALYSDELLLQIVELARKHGLIIFADEVYDKVLYDGVKHTPIASLSEDVLTLTFNSLSKSYRSCGYRAGWLVVSGDKKPAADYIEGLNMLSNMRLCANVPGQWAIQTALGGYQSINDLVGEGGRLRKQRDLAYELITAIPGVTCVKPQAALYMFPRLDPKVYPIKDDQQFFLELLQETKVMLVQGTGFNWKTTDHFRIVFLPHEDDLREAISRIAKFLENYRNKTSK, encoded by the coding sequence TTGAAGAAGATCCAAAAATCCAACAAGCTGTCCAACGTCTGTTATGACATTCGCGGTCCCATCATGGACCGAGCGCGTCAAATGGAGGAGGAGGGCCACAAGATCATCAAACTCAACATCGGCAACTTGGCCGTGTTTGGCTTTGATGCGCCTGAAGAAATCCAACAGGACATGATCCGCAACCTGCCCACCTCGGCGGGTTACTCGGACAGCAAAGGCATTTTTGGCGCCCGCAAAGCGGTGATGCACGAGACGCAAAAGCAAGGCATCAAAGGCGTCACGCTCGATGACATCTACCTTGGCAACGGCGCGAGCGAGCTGATCGTCATGGCCACCAACGGCTTACTCAACAACGGCGACGAGTTGCTCTTGCCTGCGCCTGACTATCCGCTTTGGACTGCTGCGGTAAGCTTGTCTGGCGGTACACCTGTGCACTATGTGTGTGACGAAGACAACGGTTGGATGCCCAACATCGACGATATTCGTTCGAAGATCACCAAGAACACCAAGGGCATTGTGGTCATCAACCCCAACAACCCCACCGGTGCTTTGTACTCAGATGAACTGCTGCTGCAAATCGTCGAGCTCGCACGCAAGCATGGCTTGATCATCTTTGCGGACGAGGTGTACGACAAGGTCTTGTACGACGGTGTCAAACACACGCCCATTGCCAGCTTGAGCGAAGACGTGTTGACGCTCACCTTCAACTCCTTGTCCAAGAGCTATCGCTCATGCGGTTATCGCGCAGGTTGGTTGGTGGTGTCGGGTGACAAGAAGCCGGCGGCTGATTACATCGAGGGCCTCAACATGCTCTCGAACATGCGCTTGTGCGCCAACGTGCCAGGCCAGTGGGCGATCCAAACCGCCTTGGGCGGCTACCAAAGCATCAACGATTTGGTAGGCGAGGGCGGTCGTTTGCGCAAGCAGCGCGACTTGGCCTATGAGCTCATCACAGCCATTCCTGGTGTGACGTGTGTGAAGCCGCAAGCTGCGCTCTACATGTTCCCGCGCTTGGACCCCAAGGTGTACCCGATCAAAGACGACCAACAGTTTTTCTTGGAGCTCCTCCAAGAAACCAAGGTCATGTTGGTGCAGGGCACGGGTTTTAACTGGAAGACCACGGATCACTTCCGCATCGTGTTCTTGCCCCATGAAGACGACTTGCGTGAGGCCATCTCACGCATCGCCAAATTCCTCGAAAACTATCGCAATAAGACATCGAAATGA